The genome window CGCCCAGATCCGGCAGCTGGATCGCCCGGCTGTTCGGCGGCAGCTGCCGCGCCCGCTCCAGTCCCGGCACGAGCTCGCTCAGCCAGACCCGGTAGCCCTCCTCGTTGAGGTGGAGGCGGTCGTCGGTGTAGGCGGGGTTGAGCTCGCCGCCCTCGAGCGCCATCGCCGGCCACAGGTCGAGCCACGCCGCGTGGACGGTGGGTGCGAACTGCCACAAGTGGCGGTTGATGTCGCGGATCTGGTCGGCGAACTCGCGGCCGCGGGGCAGCACCGACTGGACCAGGATGCGCGCCTCCGGGAGCTCCTTGCGGAGCGTGACCAGGATCGTCTCGACGTTCCGCACCACGTGCTCGACCGAGCGGCGCCAGGCGAGGTCGTTCGTGCCGATCAGCAGGGCGACCGTCGCCGGGCGCGCCTCCACGATCTGGCCGAGGCGCGCGAGCACGTCGTCGGACGTGTCGCCCGCGACGCCGAGGTTGAGGACGTCCTCCCCCGGCAGCCAGGCCGCCCAGTCGCCGCCCTGGGTCAGGCTGTCGCCGACCAGGGCGAGTGTTCCGTGCCCAGAACCCCACCCGTCGCTCATCCTCCCATCCTCCCTCAGAACGAGGGAGGTCGGAAGGGTGCCCGCGGCGACCCGACGGCTACAGCAGCGACTTGGTGTGCCAGACCGTCTTGGTCTCC of Leifsonia shinshuensis contains these proteins:
- a CDS encoding SGNH/GDSL hydrolase family protein; protein product: MSDGWGSGHGTLALVGDSLTQGGDWAAWLPGEDVLNLGVAGDTSDDVLARLGQIVEARPATVALLIGTNDLAWRRSVEHVVRNVETILVTLRKELPEARILVQSVLPRGREFADQIRDINRHLWQFAPTVHAAWLDLWPAMALEGGELNPAYTDDRLHLNEEGYRVWLSELVPGLERARQLPPNSRAIQLPDLGGAA